Within the Opitutaceae bacterium TAV5 genome, the region CCAGGGCAATGGAAGCCGCCTCGCCGTAGGTGAAACCCATGGCCACCGCGATCGGGAAAGTGACAATCGTACCCAGCTCGCAAAAGAGCGCCATCGAAATGCTGAGGAAGGGCCGCGCCAGCACAAAACCGACGTCGAGGAGAACGCCGATGCCCATGAACACGAGACAAGCGATGAGGTTGTTGCTGAACGCAAACGTGAAGATCGGCTGGAGGAAATCGATCTGCATGAGGCCGATCAGGCGTGTGGGCTCCTCGACGAGTGGCGACATGAAGAGCGTGCCATGCATCTGGCCGGAGGCGGCGAGTTCGGCGGCCTGCTGCTGCGCAACGGGATCAGCGAGCGGAGCGCTGCCGTGAACGATGTGTCCGGCAGTGGTGGGATCGAGGAAGAGGACGCCGGCGTTGACCGCGCACATCGCCAGGCCCATCGGAATCATGAGGAGGGGCTCGAGCGTGCCCTTCTTGCCCAGATAGACGAGCAGCATGCCGAGGAAGATCAGCCCGATGCGGGTGATCAGGATCGGGGTGTCGGAATCGAGGAGCGTGGTCACGCCCTGGAAGATGTTGAGGATGTCGTGAAAGTTCATGGAGCGAGGATCAGGCGCGATGCGGTCGTTGTTGCCGGGGTCGTCGTTGACGCGGGTGAGGGCGTCGCTGGCGGCAGCGGAGGCAGGGGGCCGGGCTGCGGTTGGTTATTTTTTCCCGAGCTGGCGAATGCCAAGGAAGAGGAGCTTGATGAGCAGGGCGACACCGTATCCGACGACGGAGCCGACGACGGCGACGATGAGCGCGGTGGTGATGGCGGTGGAAATGGCGGGAGTCATGAGTGTGTGTGAACGGCGGGCCCGGAAGGGAAATTACGAATGACGAATTACGAATGACGGCAGAGCGGTGAATGGCCTCGGGGGGGCCGTGATCTGCCATTCGTAATCCGTCATTCGTCATTCGTCATTGATTGGTTATTCGATACGGAGGAGGGGGGCGCCTTCCTCGACGCCGTCGCCGGGATGGGCGAAAATGGTCGAGACCTTGCCGGCGCGGGGAGCGAAGATGTAGGTGTTCATCTTCATGGCTTCGATGGTGGCGACCTGGTCGCCTTCGTTGACGGTCTGGCCGACCTTGACGTCGATCGAGACGAGCTTGCCGGCGAGCGGGCTGGGCACGTCGTTCGCACCGGCCGCGGCCGGCGCGGCCGCAGCAGGAGCCGGAGCCGCCGCGGGGGCGGAAGCGACAGGCGCGGCGGCCACGGGAGCCGGAGCGGCGACAGGAGCGGCGGCGGACGCGGCAACTTTTCCTTCATCGAGGATCTCGACGAGGACTTCGTAGGCTTTGCCTTCAACGGTAACGCGGAGTTTCTTGGTCATTGGTAATTGATGCTAAAGATTCGGGTGCGGACGGGTGGTGTTCCTTGGCTGGGTCTAGCGGAACTGGTGCGACGAGTAGATCTGGCGGCGGCCTTCGATCGACCACTGCTGCATGAGCATCTCGACGGAGAGCGGTTTGGGTTTCACGGCCTGAACGCCGGCGATGCGGGCGTTGCGGCCGATGACGGTGGTGATGGAAGCGGCGATGACCGCGAGGACTTCGGGCGGGATGCCTCCGATGGTGTCGGGCGCGGCGAGTGCGGCGGCGGCAGCCCCGGAAGTCGCAGCCCCCGTGCCGGCGGCGGCGGCGCGTTCGGCGATCTTCTTGACCGTGGCGTCATCGGGGTGCGTGGCGGCGAGGATGCGGCCGAAAATGGCCACAAGCGCGATGAACACGGCCACGCCTCCGAGAATGACGGCAAGGGCGAGCCACTGGCTGCCGAAGAGGGGCGCGGGTGCCTCCGGTTGCCGGGCGGCGGCCCCGGCGACCGCGATGAGAAATGCGTTGGGCATGGGTGAGTGGTTGGGTGATCGGTTGCAGAGGCGGGAGACGGTCCGTTTCCGGATTTCCGGTTTCGAATTTCAGAATCCGGATTCCGGACCGCCTTCGGTACTCTGTATTTCAGTTTTTCAGCTTTTCAGTTTTTTCAAAGCGGGATGTTGCCGTGTTTCTTGGGCGGGCGGGTCTCGCGTTTGCTGAGCGTGTTGCGCAAGGCCATCGCCACGACGGCGCGGGTTTGCGAGGGTTCGATGATGTCGGTGATCATGGCCTTGCTGGCCGCCTCGTAGGGTGAGGCGAATTTCTCGCGGTATTCGTCCGCGAGTTCCCGCGCCTTGGCCTTCGGGTCGGCGGCGGCGGCGATCTCTTTCTTGAAGAGAACATTGGCCGCGCCTTCGGCGCCCATGACGGCGATTTCGGCACAGGGCCACGCATAGACGAGATCGGCCCCGAGGTCGCGCGAGCACATGGCGAGGTAGGCGCCGCCGTAAGCCTTGCGCATGATGATGGTGATCTTCGGCACGGTGGCGGCGGCATAGGCGAAGAGCATCTTGGCGCCATGGCGGATGATGCCGCCGCGCTCCTGGGCGACGCCGGGCATGAAGCCGGGGACGTCGACGAGGTTGACGATCGGGATGTTGAAGATGTTGGCGAACCGGATGAACCGGGCGGCCTTGTCCGAGGAGTCGATGTCGAGGCAGCCGGCCTTGAAGGCGGGCTGGTTGGCGATGATCGCCACGACGATGCCCTGGATGCGGGCGAACCCGACGACGATGTTTTTGGCGAAATCGCGCTGCACCTCGAGGAAGTCGGCGTCGTCCACGAGATAACTGATGACCTTGAGCACGTCGAAGGGGGCCTTCGAGTCGGCGGGCACGAGTTCGTTCATCCGCGGATCCTCGACGAGGGAAATCTCCGGCGTCGGGTGATGCGGGGGGTCCATGATGTTGTTGGACGGGATGAACGAGAGGAGCTTGCGCGCGATCTCGAAGGCGTGCTGGTCGTTGTCGGCCACGAAGTGGATGTTGCCCGAAACACTCGCATGGGCCTCCGCCGAACCGACCTGGTCCATCGTGACGGTGGCGCCGGTGGCGGCCTTGATGACGTCGGGCCCGCAGATAAACATCTGGGCGTTTTTCTTCAGCATGATGATGAAGTCCGTCAGCGCCGGCGAATAGGCGGCGCCGCCGGCGCACGGGCCGGCGATGATGGAGATCTGCGGCACGACGCCGGAGAGAAGCACGTTCTTGAAAAAGATCTGGCCGTAGCCGGAGAGGGCGTCGTCGCCTTCCTGGATGCGGGCGCCGCCGGAGTCGTTGATGCCGATGACGGGCATGCCGGCCTCCATCGCGTACTCCATGGAGTCGCAGATTTTCTTGGCGTGGATCTGGCCGAGGGCGCCGCCGCCGACCGTGAAGTCCTGGGCATAGGCGGCAACCGGGCGGCCGTCGATGTGGCCGACGCCGGTGACGACGCCGTCACACGGGAGTTCCTTTTTCTCCATGCCGAAGTGCGTGCACTGGTGCTGCGCATGCATGCCGGATTCCATGAAAGTGCCGGGAGTGAAGAGCGCGTCGAGGCGGTCACGCGCGGTGAGCAGACCCTTGGCGCGGCGCGCGGCGAGTTTGTCGGCGCCACCGCCGTTGAGGGCGGTTTCGCGATGTTTGCGGAGTCGTTCGAGCAGGACGGGGTCGATAGCCATAGGTGAAAGGTCGTACGGAGACGAGGTCGGATTTCGGAAGCGGCCCGGCGTGGCGCCCGCGTGGGGCGCATGCCCGGGCCAGGAAAGAGGTTGACCGCAGAACCGTCATCCGCCCGCCATACAGGGTGCACAGCGGGAAAGGCGGAGGTGCCGGGTCGATTTTGATAATTCGGGGGGTCAGGGCTTCGGCATGCAGAGCTCGGTGAGCACGCCATAGGTAGACTTCGGGTGGAGAAAAGCAACCAGCTTGCCCGCCGCTCCCTCGAAAGGAACTTCGTGAATGAGTTTCACACCGGCGCCGGCCGCCTTCGCGAGTTGACCCGCCACGTCATCCGTGGCAAAAGCGACGTGATGGATGCCGCCATTGGGATTTTTCTCCAGAAACTTCGCAATCGGGCTCTCCGGCGAGGTCGGCTCCAGCAATTCGATATGCACTTCGCCACAGTGAAAAAAGGCCGTCGAAACCTTCTGGGACTCGACCACCTCGCGGTGTTCGCACTTCAGCCCGAGGGCTTTCTCGTAATAGTTGACAGCGTCGTCGAGCGAACGAACGGCGATACCGAGGTGGTCAATTCTGGTAATCATAACGATTGAGAAATAAGCGCGCCGACGATCTGCCGGGTGCGATGTTCAGTATGGCTTATCGGAAAGCCCCCCGCTTCGCATGCGTTGCCCCACGACAGTCATTTCTTGGCAAAATCTGCGGAGCGCGCTCCGAGGGAGAAACGGTAGTCTCTTATTAGAAGATCTTCCTTCACCCTGACCAACCACAACTCGCTCTTCACCATACCGTGAGCACCGTGACCGACACCGACAAGACCAACGCCACCACAACCGCGTCGCCCGACGACGCCCTCCAGGCCTCCTGGGCCCGATGGAAAAAAGTTGTCGAGGGCGAACTCAAGGGCGTGCCCTTCGAGAAAAAACTCGTAACCCGCACGCCGGAAGGCATTGCCCTCCAGCCGCTTTACACCCGCGCCGACATCGCCGGCATCCCGGGCCTCGACGCCGCTCCCGGCTCCGCCCCTTTCCTGCGCGGCACCCGCGCCCGCGGTTACAAGGAGCGCCCTTGGGAAATCGCCCAGGAAATCCTCGCCGCCACACCCGCCGGGTACAACGCCACGCTCCTCGACGCCCTCAACCACGGTCAGGACAGCGTGCCTCTCACCACATCGGACGCCTGCCCCTGCTGCGGCCTTGCGATCAACAGCCCGGCCGACCTCGCCGCCGCCCTCGCCGGCGTCTCCCTCGCACACATTCCCGTCCACCTCGCTCCCGGAGCCGACGCCACCCGGCTCGCCGCGCTCTACCTCGCCTGCGCCGCCGATCAGGGCGTTGCGCCCGCCAGCCTCACCGGCTCGCTCGCCGCCGACCCGCTCGCCCACTGGGCCGCCGCCGGCTCCCTCCCCTCCCCCCTCGCATCGCTCCATGATGCCCTCGCCACCTGGACGAATGACGCCAGCCGGAAGGCCCCCGCGCTCAAGACCATCGGCGTCAACGCGGCCATCTGGGGCAACGCCGGTGGAAACGCCGTGCAGGAACTCGCCGGCGCCATCAGCGCCGCCGCCGAATACCTCCGCGAACTCCTCAAACGCGGCGTCTCCCTCGAAACCGCCGCCACGCGCATCCGTTTCACCTTCGCCATCGGTCCGCAGTTTTTTACCGAAATCGCAAAATTCCGCGCCTTCCGCCCCCTCTGGACCCGCGTCCTCGCGGCCTTCGGCGCCGCCCCCGGCCTCGCCGCCCGCGCGGCCCTCCACGCCACCACCAGCTGGTGGAACAAAACCCTCCTCGACCCCAACGTGAACATGCTCCGCGTCACGACCGAGGCCCTTTCGGCAGTCCTCGGCGGCGTCGACAGCCTGCACATCGCGCCCTTCGACGAACTCTCCGGCAAGACCGACGCCTTCTCGCGTCGCATCGCCCGCAACGTGCACACCCTCCTCGCCGAGGAATTCAGCTTCACCCAGGTCGCCGACCCCGCCGGCGGCTCCTGGTACGTCGAAAAACTCACCGATGAACTCGGCCGCAAGGCCTGGGCACTCTTCCAGGATATCGAAGCCAGGGGAGGACACGCCGCGGCCCTCCGCACCGGCTACCTCCAGGACCTCGTCGCCAAAACCGCCCAGGAAAAACTCGATGCCGTTGGAAAACGCCGCGCCGGCATCATCGGCACCAACCTCTTCCCCAACCTCAGGGAAACGCCGCTCGCTCCGGCCGCCTGCGCTACATCCGCCGGCAAACCCGCCGCCGCTCCCGCACCCGCGCCTGCGAAGCACGACGGGATCAAGCCGGTCGCCTTCCGCCGCGCCGCCGAACAGTTCGAGGCCCTCCGCGCCGCCTCCGCCGCCTTTGCCAAAAAGACCGGCAAGGCGCCGCAGATCTTCTTCGCCAGGATGGGCCCCGTCATCCAGCACAAGGCCCGCGCCGATTTCGCCGCCGGGTTCTTCGCCACCGCCGGCTTCGAATGCCTCGCCAAACAGGCCTTCGACACACCGGAAGCCGCTGCCGAAGCCGCCGTCAAATCCGGCGCGCCCGTCACCGTCCTCTGCTCGACCGACGACACCTATCCGGCACTCGTCCCCGCCTTCGCCAAAGCCGTGAAGGCCGCCAGACCCGGCACCACGGTCATCCTCGCCGGCCTCCCCGCCGACGAAGCCCTCGTCAGCCAGTTCAAGGCCGACGGCATCGACGAATTCATCCACATCCGCGCCAACGTCCACGGCCTCCTCAGCGCCCTCCTCAAGAAGATCGGAGTCCTCTGAAACCACGTCACAACACACCGGATACACCCGCGCACCCGCCGCACATCACGCACACACGCACATGAGCACCACTTCCACACCCGACTTCACCAAAATCGCTTACGATGACGCCATCGGCGCCACCGCCACGACCGCCCCCTCCCCTGCCCCGGCCGACGCCGACCTCTGGCAGACCTACGAGCAGATCCCGGTCAAACCCGCCTACACCGCCGCCGACCTTCCGGCGCCTGCGGTCCTCGACACCATGCCCGGCATCGCCCCGTTCACGCGCGGCCCCTACGCCACCATGTACGTCGCCAAACCCTGGACCATCCGCCAGTACGCCGGCTTCTCCACCGCCGAGGAATCCAACGCCTTCTACAAGCGCAACCTCGCCGCCGGCCAGGCCGGCCTCTCCGTCGCCTTCGACCTCGCCACCCACCGCGGCTACGACTCCGATCACCCCCGCGTCGTCGGTGACGTTGGAAAAGCCGGCGTCGCCATCGACTCCATCATGGACATGAAGACCCTGTTCGACGGCATCCCGCTCAACAAGGTCTCCGTCTCCATGACCATGAACGGCGCCGTCCTCCCCGTCCTCGCCTTCTACATCGTCGCCGCCCTCGAACAGGGCGCCACACTCCCCGAACTGGCCGGCACCATCCAGAACGACATCCTGAAGGAATTCATGGTGCGCAACACCTACATCTATCCGCCGACCCCCTCGATGAAGATCATTGCGGATATCTTCGAGTACACCTCGAGGAACATGCCCAAGTTCAACTCGATCTCCATCTCCGGCTACCACATGCAGGAAGCCGGCGCCACCGCCGACCTCGAACTCGCCTACACCCTCGCCGACGGACTCGAGTACCTGAAAACCGGCGTCGCCGCCGGCATCGACATCGACGCCTTTGCGCCCCGCCTCTCCTTCTTCTGGGCCATCGGCAAAAACTTCTTCATGGAAGTCGCAAAAATGCGCGCCGCCCGCACCCTCTGGTCCGAAATCGTCGGCAGGTTCAACCCGAAAAACCCGAAGTCCCGCGCCCTCCGCACCCACTCGCAGACCTCCGGCTGGTCGCTCACCGAGCAGGACCCGTTCAACAACGTCGCCCGTACCTGCCTCGAGGCCCTCGCCTCCGTCTGCGGCCACACCCAGTCCCTCCACACCAACGCCCTCGACGAAGCCATCGCCCTCCCGACCGACTTCTCGGCCCGCATCGCCCGCAACACCCAGCTCCACCTCCAGCAGGAAACCGGCGTGTGCAACGTCGTCGACCCCTGGGCCGGCAGCTACTACGTCGAACACCTCACCGAAGAACTCCTGCAAAAAGCCCGCGCCCACCTCGATGAAGTCGAAAAAATGGGCGGCATGACCAAGGCCATCGAAGCCGGCATCCCCAAGCTCCGCATCGAGGAAGCCAGCGCCCGCCGCCAGGCGAAGATCGACTCCGGCAAGGAAACCATCGTCGGCCTCAACAAATACCGCCTCGATCACGAAGACCCGCTCGACATCCTCGAAGTCGACAACACCGCCGTCCGCGAGTCCCAAATCAAGCGCCTCAAACAGCTCCGCGCCGAGCGCGACAACACCGCCTGCCAGGCCGCCCTCGCCGCCCTCGGCGAGTGCGCCCGCACTGGCGAGGGCAACCTCCTCGCCCTCGCGGTCGAAGCCGCCAAAGCCCGCGCCAGCCTCGGCGAAATCTCCACTGCACTCGAAAACCACTTCGGACGCTACCAGGCCCAAATCCGCTCGATCTCGGGCGTTTACGGCAAAGAATTCGGCGACAGCAAAACCGTGAACTCCATCAAACAGAAAATCGAAAAATTCGAGAAACTCGAAGGCCGCCGACCCCGCCTCCTCATCGCCAAGCTCGGCCAGGACGGCCACGACCGTGGCGCCAAGGTCGTCGCCACCGCCATGGCCGACCTCGGTTTCGACATCGACATCGGCGCGCTCTTCCAGACGCCCGCCGAAGCCGCCCGCCAGGCTGTCGAGAACGACGTCCACGCCGTCGCCATGAGTTCGCTCGCCGCCGGGCACAAGACGCTCCTCCCGCAACTCCGCGACGAACTGAAAAAACTCGGCCGCGAGGACATCCTCCTCGTCTGCGGCGGCGTCATCCCGGCGCAGGACTACGATTATCTCTTCAAAAACGGAGCCGCCGCCATCTTCGGCCCCGGCACCGTCATCACGCAGTCCTCGGAAAAAGTGCTCGACCTCCTCCTCGAACGCCTCGCCGAACCCGCCAAAGCCTGATCACCGGGCCTCCGGTCAGTACGCGACGTCGTCGCGTACCTGCGCAGACACCAATGTCCCTCCTCCCTCCGGGCGGCCCGCCGATGCGGGCCGCCTGTTTTTTGCATCCCGGCAAACAACACAGGCTTGCCTCCCGAAAGGAGTCATACAAAATCCTCACGTACTCGACTCCCTGGAATCTGCCACCGGCAACCCGGTTTTGCCGGTCCCGACCCGTGAGCCTGCCCCTCCAGCCACCTGCTCCCTCCCGACGCCACCACCTCTCCCCGGGGACGTGACGGGGCGAAGCTCGCGTAAATTCGCCCCGGCCGAACAAACCCTGCCTGAAACGCCGCCCCGCAAGCCTGCATTCGGGAATGCAAGCCTGTTGCCCCTGCCTACCCGTCGAAATTTCAGATCCAGAATCCAAAATCGGAAATCCATCATCACCCGCCCCTATCCGTCCAGCGGACTCCGCACTCCCAGTCCGGGCCGGCGCATCACATGCGTGTATATCTGCGTTGTCTCCACCTTGGCATGCCCCAGCAGCTCCTGGACGGTGCGGATATCCGAGCCCGCCTCCAGCAGATGCGTGGCAAAAGAATGCCGCAGCACGTGCGGAGTCACCCGCTTGTCAATGCCTGCCGCCTCTCCCGCCCCCTTGATCGCCTTCTGAAAAGCGCTGTCCAGCACATGGTGCCTGCGGCGCAACCCCGTCTGCGGATCCACCGACAACTCGCGGGAAGGAAACAGCCACTGCCACACCCACTGCTCACCGGCGCCCGGGTATTTCCGCGCCAGCCCCTCCGGCAGCCACACGCCCGCCACCCCGGCCGCCCGATCCGCCTCCCACAACCCCCGCAACCGCTCGACATGCGCCCTCAGCCCGGCCACCAGACTCTCCGGCAGCACCGACGGCCGGTCCTTGTCGCCCTTGCCCGCCCGCACCGTCACCTGCAGGCGCGCCGTATCCACATCCTTGATTCGCAACCGCAACAGCTCCGTCAGCCGAAGCCCGCTTCCGTAGGCCAGTTCCGCCATCAGCCGGGTCGTTCCCCTCAGCGCCGCGAACAGCCGCCGCACCTCCTCCCTGGTCAGAACCGTCGGCACCCGTCGCGAAGGCATCGCGCGCTGGAAATCCGAAAAATCCCCCGGCTCCACCCGCAACGCCTCCCTCAACAGAAACACCACCGCGTTCAAGGCTTGCTTCTGGGTCGCGGGCGCCACCCGCAACTCCACCGCCAGGTGCTCGAGGAACCCGCGTACATCCGCCGCCACCGATGACTGCGGCGACCTCGGCCGTATAAACTCCACATACCGCCACGCCCATTGCCGATACGTCTGCTCCGTCCGCCACTGGAAATGCGCCAGCCGCACCGCCCTTACCAACGCCTGTTCCCATTCCGGCCCTCCCAAATCCGACGCGCCCGCCGACGGCAGCGAGCGATCCGACGACCACTCTCGTCCTCCCGCGTCTCCCCCCGCTTCCCCGGCGGCGTCGCGCCGTTGTCCGCCCGCCGCCCCCCGCTTGCGCGCCTCCCGCACAAACCACCGCAACGCTTCCCGCGCTTCTCCTGCCAGCTTCCCCTCCTTTTCCAGAGTGGCCAGATAATGCTTCATCAATAACACGCAAGCCGCACTATGCTGCCGCTTGCAGAAGCCGAGAAACCCGATGATCGCATATTTTCGCCGAGCCTTTACATCCGGTGGCCAATCTTCGCCCTTCAACGCCTCATCCCACCCCGCAAAAGAAATCCGCTCCCTCTCACGCTCTTCTGCCGTCCTCGGTTCCGCTTTTCGGCTTCCGTTTTGCAAGGTTTCCATGTCCCCAAAAAGCCGAACTCGAGCCGGAAATCAAGTTGCATTTGACTTCTGAGATCCTCATTAACAAATGACTTACCCATGATCAAATTCGGCGCCCCTCTTTTTCCTCTTCCCCCAAAAACCTGAACCCCGAGTTCCGCTCAATAACACTGTTAGGCAGACAATGAAATGCCATACTACCAAATCCGGGGTCCAGTTCTGGACCGAATCACAATCGGTGCCCGATAAAGATGGAAAGCCGATAGTCTGGCATGATGCGTGGGTGGCCATTCTTCCCCAAAAAACAGATAGTGAAACCTTGGATTATAGCTGGTCATTAATTCGTGAGTTAGCCGATTGGCTCGCGCAATACACTGCCGAACCTAATTTCAGAATTATTATAGGCTGGGATAAAATTGCGAGAGAGCAGCAGGGACAAATCTTCAAGATTTTCGAACCAAGGAACGAACTGGATTTCGTTAGAGGGGCGCCATCCTACTCCGATTATATGATTGCCCGATCCAAGCCTCACATTCTCTTCCACAATTGGCAGCGAGATGTTTTTAAAAAGAAAGGAGCCTAACAAGGCGCTGGAGCCAATGCGATTGTTGCTACGCTGGTTTTCGCAAAGATCTTTTGGTATTTGTTACCCTCTCACTCGCATGGCTCATCTTGGACGTTAGGCGGCTACACGCACCATGCGCTTTTACCTCGGCCCTATTCCTGACGAGTTTACACCGGACGATTCGTGGCGTTCGATTCGCGAACTTGGTCCACTCGTAATGCAATTGCTTGCCGTGCCTCTCGGCTTCGCAATCGCATTCCTCGTTGGGTATTGCTGGTATCGCGTGGGTCTGTCGGCACCGCTCGAATTCTACGCACCCAACCTCGTTCTCGTCCTCGTGTTGTTTCCGCTCTCCTTTGTCGCGCTTGTCATGGTTCACGAATTTCTTCACGCTGTTGTGCATCCGCAGTTTGGTAGTTCTCCCGCCACGATTATCGGTGCGTGGCCCAGTCGCTTATTGTTCTACGCCCATTATTCTGGCCCCCTTTCGCGCCAGCGTTTTCTGACCATTCTCGCCATGCCGTTTTTTGTTATCACTATTCTGCCGCTCGCTTTTACTGCAATAGTGCCCTTCCCGCCAGTGCTCACCGTGTCGGCTGCGTGGTTCTCCACTTGGAACGCTTTCCTTGCGTGTGGCGATTGCTTCGGTTGTTGTCCTGATTCTGTTCTAAGTTCCCCGTGCGGCCACCGTCCAGAACAAGAGCTGGCGCACATATTGGAGGATTTCCGATGTCAAACTAGCCTAACAAGGCGATGCAGCCAACTCCGGTAGCTGTCACGCCTCATGCTGACGCATGAGTCGCGCCATCTACCTGCATGGCTGATCTTAAACGTTAGGCAAAAACACAAAAGATGAAGGATACCGATCTAGAGATCGCGTTCAGGCAGTCCGCAATCGAACATTCTAAAATATGTTACCCATCCCTCCCCACTGTAATCGGCCAACTAGATCTCCTGTTTCTCTATTGGAGTAGGCTGGATGGTGCGATAAAGATAGTGGGGGCATTGAAAAACATCAATGACGTCAAGCAGTTTAATATAATTGCCAGCGCATCTACTGCTATAACTGACGACAACCAAAATTATCTTGACGAAATGGAAGAGTGGATTGCCTATATCGAGAATTTATCATTAATCAGTAAGACGAATCGTTTAGAGCAGAAAATATGTGAAACCCAGATGTCTTTGGTTCGGTCAGCAAGAGATCATTTGAAGGAAATATTGAAATGATGGAGCCTAACCAGTCGCTAGAGCCAATGCGATTGTTGCTACGCAGGTATTCGCAAAGGTCCTTTGATTTTCGTTACTCCCCATCTCGCATGGCTCATCTTTCACGTTAGGCGAAAATGAAAATCCGAGTTCAACAAGTCATTCTAGTGTTTATGTTGCTCGTTCTCGCACCATGTGCTCTTCTGGCAGGACTTTTAGTCATTGCCGCAATCGCAAGCATATGGAGTAGCATGGCGCCTCTCTCTGACACTATAGCGATTTTCTTCCTGCTGCCAGCCATTCTTCTGCTAGTTGGTGACATACTTCTCTTACGGCGATTGACGACGAATGGTTACGATGCCAGATCGCGCCATTTGCTCTTTGGGTTCTATGCCATCGTTCTGCTTTATTGTGGTGTGTGGGCTGGAAGCACAGCATCAAGAGACGGCCACTCATTCCTCATATTTTCGGAAGATCAGATCATGCTGATTGTATTACTACTGCTCTTTCCTATTCTGATCACTCTCTTCACATCTCCAATCAGAAAAAAAGAAGAAAGGAGCCTAACAAGGCGCTAGAGCCAACGTCACTGGCTGTCACGCATCCTGCTTACGCAGGCTGCGCGCCAGCCAGCGCCGTGGCTCATCTTTAACGTTGATCTAGCTGCGATTCTGCAAGAGGGAAAAAGCAGTGGCAGCCCAATGATTTATCAGGTATCTGTTTATATAAACTATTTTGCCGATGGAGGCACAGGACAGGGACCGGTCGATTATAGGATAAACGCGTGCGTGGGTTGGTTGGCGTGATCCTGGCTGTAAACCGTGATCGTGCTGATCTACGCGGGTTGGTTACCGACAGTTCATTGGTGCGTCTTGCCCGCATGCCCTAGGCTCGTGCGTGGCGGACGGATAGGCTCCGATACCGCTGCCCCTAACGTCAACATGCATGGGCCGGCCGCCCGGTCCCTGACTTGTGCCGCCATTCGGCCTTTGAAAGAACATCCTCCCCCTCTTCGCAGACGTGGTTGGCTTATGCGCAGCGAGTCATATGATCCCAGTCGACGGTTTTGAGCATGGCCCAGACAAAGCCGGCCATTTCGCGAGCGAGGGCCACGGTGATTTTGGGCTTCATCACGCCGCGCCGGCTCAGGTGCCATGCGCGGCTGTGCAGCCGCAACTGGACCTTCCAAGCCAATTCTTTTCTGTGCACGGGCTGGCCTTCCTGCCGTTTGGACAAGTGCGCGGAGACCTTGGGCGGTAACCAGGCGTGCTGGACCATTTCGACCAGTATCCAGCGCGCATGGGCGTTGCCGGCCTTGGTGATCGAACCGAGTTTGCGGGTTTGCCCCGAGCTTTCCTCCTTGGGCACTAGCCCAAGAAACGCCATCAGGTCACGCGGATGAGTAAACCTGCGTATATCGCCCAACTCTGCGACCAGCACGGCTGCGGCGACCAATTGAACGCCACGCAGCGTCATCAGAGCCTCGACCGCCGGATACAAGCGCCACAAGGGCGC harbors:
- a CDS encoding biotin attachment protein; amino-acid sequence: MTKKLRVTVEGKAYEVLVEILDEGKVAASAAAPVAAPAPVAAAPVASAPAAAPAPAAAAPAAAGANDVPSPLAGKLVSIDVKVGQTVNEGDQVATIEAMKMNTYIFAPRAGKVSTIFAHPGDGVEEGAPLLRIE
- a CDS encoding methylmalonyl-CoA carboxyltransferase, with the protein product MAIDPVLLERLRKHRETALNGGGADKLAARRAKGLLTARDRLDALFTPGTFMESGMHAQHQCTHFGMEKKELPCDGVVTGVGHIDGRPVAAYAQDFTVGGGALGQIHAKKICDSMEYAMEAGMPVIGINDSGGARIQEGDDALSGYGQIFFKNVLLSGVVPQISIIAGPCAGGAAYSPALTDFIIMLKKNAQMFICGPDVIKAATGATVTMDQVGSAEAHASVSGNIHFVADNDQHAFEIARKLLSFIPSNNIMDPPHHPTPEISLVEDPRMNELVPADSKAPFDVLKVISYLVDDADFLEVQRDFAKNIVVGFARIQGIVVAIIANQPAFKAGCLDIDSSDKAARFIRFANIFNIPIVNLVDVPGFMPGVAQERGGIIRHGAKMLFAYAAATVPKITIIMRKAYGGAYLAMCSRDLGADLVYAWPCAEIAVMGAEGAANVLFKKEIAAAADPKAKARELADEYREKFASPYEAASKAMITDIIEPSQTRAVVAMALRNTLSKRETRPPKKHGNIPL
- a CDS encoding methylmalonyl-CoA mutase, translated to MSTVTDTDKTNATTTASPDDALQASWARWKKVVEGELKGVPFEKKLVTRTPEGIALQPLYTRADIAGIPGLDAAPGSAPFLRGTRARGYKERPWEIAQEILAATPAGYNATLLDALNHGQDSVPLTTSDACPCCGLAINSPADLAAALAGVSLAHIPVHLAPGADATRLAALYLACAADQGVAPASLTGSLAADPLAHWAAAGSLPSPLASLHDALATWTNDASRKAPALKTIGVNAAIWGNAGGNAVQELAGAISAAAEYLRELLKRGVSLETAATRIRFTFAIGPQFFTEIAKFRAFRPLWTRVLAAFGAAPGLAARAALHATTSWWNKTLLDPNVNMLRVTTEALSAVLGGVDSLHIAPFDELSGKTDAFSRRIARNVHTLLAEEFSFTQVADPAGGSWYVEKLTDELGRKAWALFQDIEARGGHAAALRTGYLQDLVAKTAQEKLDAVGKRRAGIIGTNLFPNLRETPLAPAACATSAGKPAAAPAPAPAKHDGIKPVAFRRAAEQFEALRAASAAFAKKTGKAPQIFFARMGPVIQHKARADFAAGFFATAGFECLAKQAFDTPEAAAEAAVKSGAPVTVLCSTDDTYPALVPAFAKAVKAARPGTTVILAGLPADEALVSQFKADGIDEFIHIRANVHGLLSALLKKIGVL
- a CDS encoding methylmalonyl-CoA mutase (MDM; functions in conversion of succinate to propionate) — encoded protein: MSTTSTPDFTKIAYDDAIGATATTAPSPAPADADLWQTYEQIPVKPAYTAADLPAPAVLDTMPGIAPFTRGPYATMYVAKPWTIRQYAGFSTAEESNAFYKRNLAAGQAGLSVAFDLATHRGYDSDHPRVVGDVGKAGVAIDSIMDMKTLFDGIPLNKVSVSMTMNGAVLPVLAFYIVAALEQGATLPELAGTIQNDILKEFMVRNTYIYPPTPSMKIIADIFEYTSRNMPKFNSISISGYHMQEAGATADLELAYTLADGLEYLKTGVAAGIDIDAFAPRLSFFWAIGKNFFMEVAKMRAARTLWSEIVGRFNPKNPKSRALRTHSQTSGWSLTEQDPFNNVARTCLEALASVCGHTQSLHTNALDEAIALPTDFSARIARNTQLHLQQETGVCNVVDPWAGSYYVEHLTEELLQKARAHLDEVEKMGGMTKAIEAGIPKLRIEEASARRQAKIDSGKETIVGLNKYRLDHEDPLDILEVDNTAVRESQIKRLKQLRAERDNTACQAALAALGECARTGEGNLLALAVEAAKARASLGEISTALENHFGRYQAQIRSISGVYGKEFGDSKTVNSIKQKIEKFEKLEGRRPRLLIAKLGQDGHDRGAKVVATAMADLGFDIDIGALFQTPAEAARQAVENDVHAVAMSSLAAGHKTLLPQLRDELKKLGREDILLVCGGVIPAQDYDYLFKNGAAAIFGPGTVITQSSEKVLDLLLERLAEPAKA